TCGCTCGATCAAGACGTGCCGACCAGTTCTGACCTGGCGCTCCGAGAAGCGCACCAAAATAGTGCGGAGGTATGCCGTTTGCGTAAGCGAGGCGGTGCAGCCAGCTCGACAGAAGTTCACCTGGTGCGGGCATAATGCTCATGGGCCAACGGTTTCCCGCCGCGCCTTCATACCGCTCTGCAGGCGTCACGGAGATCCCGGTCGGCCCAAACCTCATGTCATCTCGTGACGCAAAGCGGAATTGCGGCGCCTCGAGAGA
The Puniceibacterium sp. IMCC21224 DNA segment above includes these coding regions:
- a CDS encoding TniQ family protein, with product MRFGPTGISVTPAERYEGAAGNRWPMSIMPAPGELLSSWLHRLAYANGIPPHYFGALLGAPGQNWSARLDRAMPDRILQFLGEHTTYPWKTSRL